The following coding sequences lie in one Pseudorasbora parva isolate DD20220531a chromosome 18, ASM2467924v1, whole genome shotgun sequence genomic window:
- the npas4b gene encoding neuronal PAS domain-containing protein 4B isoform X1, translating to MYRSTKGASKARRDQINAEIRNLKDLLPISDADKARLSYLHIMSLACIYTRKSVFFSQAGQDMSGSALSLPELSDLLHTLPGFLLVLTSEGKLLYLSDNVAEHLGHSMVDLVAQSDSVYDIIDPADHFLMRGNLVPITTTDTDRLFRCRFSTSKFVRRQGSGNKLALVRARCLPPPCHTSSYWTSNPVWVCFCSPLEASIPQVSSVRNPLPTPPAEQSFLLSCFQSQHHRDMRIHAAQDSVSVYLGYDIETLRSRSWYSLIHPRDLSHASAQHCALLHEGGEKQVEMVVQVEAADHTWVWLYIVLQLETGEYPINSHNYVISESEAWSVRQQLYSEQNQLALLYQEARQSSDPLSSPDQVFTPSSSGLSSQSFDFSFTTSGRSSSEELPSTSAPSSMALDPLQGFSQEEESHLQPHGGHQMWRSATTVSVSPEHLSNINIPCLSTVPQSHVAPSPLPPFKAPPKHQSSEEYICTPPYTPRLGGGAFMFGDETFKSEHNKAGKMRQPITSAPLSASVGPAQPCRKRLYETLPPTPDSPGSDECVLMALPEIRGPLYVDVPHFPFHAPPEGLLTPEASPTKKPCLSFFPREEDTERERMEISLLAQYISTLAEGFCHSHPQSASAPPHHASFEGPNSSLAHIDVFMFEEKAIDGIPLPNLPSTSPVPPSPYSSAPSYAQHSPTSRSSPVHAQEEAATLNGVHHLRSVQSTHHNCIAGCRPQEAERPEEDVKTMSSSGSTTDPALPALTPALQCAQSLLEELVTMEPVFGAAAPMTPAERQQDELYQLPHQGEQIFYQDGTSDHMF from the exons ATGTACCGGTCCACTAAAGGAGCGTCAAAGGCTCGGAGGGATCAAATCAACGCAGAAATTCGCAACTTGAAAGATCTTCTGCCCATCTCCGATGCCGACAAAGCTCGTCTTTCCTATCTTCACATCATGTCCCTAGCCTGCATTTACACAAGAAAGTCCGTGTTTTTCTCTCAAG CAGGTCAGGACATGAGTGGAAGCGCCCTGTCTTTGCCAGAACTCTCGGATCTGCTGCACACACTACCAGGCTTTCTCCTAGTGCTGACAAGTGAAGGAAAACTCCTGTATCTATCGGACAATGTGGCAGAGCACCTCGGCCATTCCATG GTGGATCTGGTGGCTCAGAGTGACAGCGTGTATGACATTATAGACCCAGCTGACCACTTCCTCATGAGGGGCAACCTTGTGCCAATCACCACAACTGACACAG ACCGCCTCTTTCGCTGCCGTTTCAGCACATCCAAGTTTGTAAGGAGGCAAGGATCAGGGAACAAACTGGCGTTGGTTCGGGCACGCTGTCTGCCACCCCCATGCCACACATCCTCCTACTGGACATCTAATCCAGTGTGGGTGTGTTTTTGCTCCCCACTGGAGGCCAGCATCCCACAGGTTTCTTCAGTTAGGAATCCTCTCCCAACCCCTCCTGCTGAGCAGTCTTTCCTCCTTTCCTGTTTCCAGTCTCAGCACCACCGGGACATGAGGATCCATGCTGCTCAGGACAG TGTAAGCGTGTACCTTGGCTATGACATAGAGACTCTGCGCTCTCGTTCATGGTACAGTCTGATTCATCCTCGAGATCTCTCTCACGCCTCTGCACAACACTGCGCCCTGT TACATGAGGGTGGAGAGAAGCAAGTGGAGATGGTGGTCCAGGTAGAGGCAGCAGACCACACATGGGTCTGGCTTTACATTGTTCTTCAGCTGGAGACTGGAGAATATCCCATCAACAGCCACAACTATGTCATAAG TGAGTCTGAAGCCTGGTCAGTGCGTCAGCAGTTGTACTCAGAGCAGAACCAGCTGGCTCTCCTGTACCAGGAGGCTCGGCAGAGCTCTGACCCTCTGTCCAGCCCAGACCAGGTCTTCACGCCCAGCAGCAGCGGCCTGTCCTCCCAGTCCTTCGACTTCAGCTTCACCACTTCTGGAAGGAGCTCCTCAGAAGAGCTCCCAAGTACCTCTGCCCCATCCAGCATGGCACTCGACCCCCTTCAGGGCTTTTCTCAAGAGGAAGAGAGCCACCTACAACCGCATGGCGGTCACCAGATGTGGAGATCAGCCACGACTGTCTCTGTATCCCCTGAACACCTCAGCAACATCAACATCCCATGTCTTTCTACAGTCCCCCAATCCCATGTCGCCCCTTCACCCCTTCCTCCATTCAAAGCTCCTCCTAAGCACCAAAGCTCAGAGGAGTATATTTGCACGCCCCCTTACACCCCAAGACTTGGAGGGGGAGCTTTCATGTTTGGTGATGAGACCTTTAAATCAGAGCATAACAAAGCAGGTAAAATGAGGCAGCCTATAACCTCAGCGCCCCTCTCCGCCAGCGTTGGTCCCGCTCAACCCTGCCGCAAACGCCTTTATGAAACGCTGCCTCCTACTCCAGACAGCCCAGGCAGTGATGAATGCGTTCTCATGGCGCTGCCAGAGATCAGGGGACCTCTGTACGTAGACGTCCCCCATTTCCCGTTCCATGCTCCCCCCGAAGGCCTTTTAACCCCAGAGGCCTCGCCCACCAAAAAGCCCTGTTTGAGCTTCTTCCCTCGGGAAGAGgatacagaaagagagagaatggAGATCTCACTATTGGCTCAGTATATTAGCACTTTAGCTGAAGGTTTTTGTCACAGCCACCCACAAAGCGCATCGGCTCCCCCTCATCACGCATCGTTTGAGGGCCCAAACTCCTCACTGGCTCACATTGATGTCTTTATGTTTGAGGAGAAAGCAATAGATGGCATCCCTCTTCCAAATCTGCCATCCACCTCCCCCGTACCTCCCTCACCTTACTCATCAGCGCCGTCCTACGCTCAGCACTCCCCTACGAGCCGCAGCTCCCCTGTCCACGCGCAGGAGGAGGCTGCGACTTTGAACGGTGTACACCACCTCCGTAGCGTCCAGTCGACGCACCATAATTGCATTGCCGGGTGTAGGCCGCAGGAAGCAGAGAGACCCGAAGAGGACGTGAAGACGATGTCCTCCTCCGGGTCCACGACTGATCCAGCCCTTCCTGCCCTCACCCCTGCTCTGCAGTGTGCCCAGTCCCTCCTAGAGGAGCTGGTCACCATGGAACCTGTGTTTGGGGCAGCCGCCCCGATGACTCCTGCCGAGAGGCAACAAGATGAGTTGTATCAACTCCCTCATCAAGGCGAACAGATCTTCTACCAAG ATGGAACCAGTGATCACATGTTTTAA
- the npas4b gene encoding neuronal PAS domain-containing protein 4B isoform X2 has translation MYRSTKGASKARRDQINAEIRNLKDLLPISDADKARLSYLHIMSLACIYTRKSVFFSQGQDMSGSALSLPELSDLLHTLPGFLLVLTSEGKLLYLSDNVAEHLGHSMVDLVAQSDSVYDIIDPADHFLMRGNLVPITTTDTDRLFRCRFSTSKFVRRQGSGNKLALVRARCLPPPCHTSSYWTSNPVWVCFCSPLEASIPQVSSVRNPLPTPPAEQSFLLSCFQSQHHRDMRIHAAQDSVSVYLGYDIETLRSRSWYSLIHPRDLSHASAQHCALLHEGGEKQVEMVVQVEAADHTWVWLYIVLQLETGEYPINSHNYVISESEAWSVRQQLYSEQNQLALLYQEARQSSDPLSSPDQVFTPSSSGLSSQSFDFSFTTSGRSSSEELPSTSAPSSMALDPLQGFSQEEESHLQPHGGHQMWRSATTVSVSPEHLSNINIPCLSTVPQSHVAPSPLPPFKAPPKHQSSEEYICTPPYTPRLGGGAFMFGDETFKSEHNKAGKMRQPITSAPLSASVGPAQPCRKRLYETLPPTPDSPGSDECVLMALPEIRGPLYVDVPHFPFHAPPEGLLTPEASPTKKPCLSFFPREEDTERERMEISLLAQYISTLAEGFCHSHPQSASAPPHHASFEGPNSSLAHIDVFMFEEKAIDGIPLPNLPSTSPVPPSPYSSAPSYAQHSPTSRSSPVHAQEEAATLNGVHHLRSVQSTHHNCIAGCRPQEAERPEEDVKTMSSSGSTTDPALPALTPALQCAQSLLEELVTMEPVFGAAAPMTPAERQQDELYQLPHQGEQIFYQDGTSDHMF, from the exons ATGTACCGGTCCACTAAAGGAGCGTCAAAGGCTCGGAGGGATCAAATCAACGCAGAAATTCGCAACTTGAAAGATCTTCTGCCCATCTCCGATGCCGACAAAGCTCGTCTTTCCTATCTTCACATCATGTCCCTAGCCTGCATTTACACAAGAAAGTCCGTGTTTTTCTCTCAAG GTCAGGACATGAGTGGAAGCGCCCTGTCTTTGCCAGAACTCTCGGATCTGCTGCACACACTACCAGGCTTTCTCCTAGTGCTGACAAGTGAAGGAAAACTCCTGTATCTATCGGACAATGTGGCAGAGCACCTCGGCCATTCCATG GTGGATCTGGTGGCTCAGAGTGACAGCGTGTATGACATTATAGACCCAGCTGACCACTTCCTCATGAGGGGCAACCTTGTGCCAATCACCACAACTGACACAG ACCGCCTCTTTCGCTGCCGTTTCAGCACATCCAAGTTTGTAAGGAGGCAAGGATCAGGGAACAAACTGGCGTTGGTTCGGGCACGCTGTCTGCCACCCCCATGCCACACATCCTCCTACTGGACATCTAATCCAGTGTGGGTGTGTTTTTGCTCCCCACTGGAGGCCAGCATCCCACAGGTTTCTTCAGTTAGGAATCCTCTCCCAACCCCTCCTGCTGAGCAGTCTTTCCTCCTTTCCTGTTTCCAGTCTCAGCACCACCGGGACATGAGGATCCATGCTGCTCAGGACAG TGTAAGCGTGTACCTTGGCTATGACATAGAGACTCTGCGCTCTCGTTCATGGTACAGTCTGATTCATCCTCGAGATCTCTCTCACGCCTCTGCACAACACTGCGCCCTGT TACATGAGGGTGGAGAGAAGCAAGTGGAGATGGTGGTCCAGGTAGAGGCAGCAGACCACACATGGGTCTGGCTTTACATTGTTCTTCAGCTGGAGACTGGAGAATATCCCATCAACAGCCACAACTATGTCATAAG TGAGTCTGAAGCCTGGTCAGTGCGTCAGCAGTTGTACTCAGAGCAGAACCAGCTGGCTCTCCTGTACCAGGAGGCTCGGCAGAGCTCTGACCCTCTGTCCAGCCCAGACCAGGTCTTCACGCCCAGCAGCAGCGGCCTGTCCTCCCAGTCCTTCGACTTCAGCTTCACCACTTCTGGAAGGAGCTCCTCAGAAGAGCTCCCAAGTACCTCTGCCCCATCCAGCATGGCACTCGACCCCCTTCAGGGCTTTTCTCAAGAGGAAGAGAGCCACCTACAACCGCATGGCGGTCACCAGATGTGGAGATCAGCCACGACTGTCTCTGTATCCCCTGAACACCTCAGCAACATCAACATCCCATGTCTTTCTACAGTCCCCCAATCCCATGTCGCCCCTTCACCCCTTCCTCCATTCAAAGCTCCTCCTAAGCACCAAAGCTCAGAGGAGTATATTTGCACGCCCCCTTACACCCCAAGACTTGGAGGGGGAGCTTTCATGTTTGGTGATGAGACCTTTAAATCAGAGCATAACAAAGCAGGTAAAATGAGGCAGCCTATAACCTCAGCGCCCCTCTCCGCCAGCGTTGGTCCCGCTCAACCCTGCCGCAAACGCCTTTATGAAACGCTGCCTCCTACTCCAGACAGCCCAGGCAGTGATGAATGCGTTCTCATGGCGCTGCCAGAGATCAGGGGACCTCTGTACGTAGACGTCCCCCATTTCCCGTTCCATGCTCCCCCCGAAGGCCTTTTAACCCCAGAGGCCTCGCCCACCAAAAAGCCCTGTTTGAGCTTCTTCCCTCGGGAAGAGgatacagaaagagagagaatggAGATCTCACTATTGGCTCAGTATATTAGCACTTTAGCTGAAGGTTTTTGTCACAGCCACCCACAAAGCGCATCGGCTCCCCCTCATCACGCATCGTTTGAGGGCCCAAACTCCTCACTGGCTCACATTGATGTCTTTATGTTTGAGGAGAAAGCAATAGATGGCATCCCTCTTCCAAATCTGCCATCCACCTCCCCCGTACCTCCCTCACCTTACTCATCAGCGCCGTCCTACGCTCAGCACTCCCCTACGAGCCGCAGCTCCCCTGTCCACGCGCAGGAGGAGGCTGCGACTTTGAACGGTGTACACCACCTCCGTAGCGTCCAGTCGACGCACCATAATTGCATTGCCGGGTGTAGGCCGCAGGAAGCAGAGAGACCCGAAGAGGACGTGAAGACGATGTCCTCCTCCGGGTCCACGACTGATCCAGCCCTTCCTGCCCTCACCCCTGCTCTGCAGTGTGCCCAGTCCCTCCTAGAGGAGCTGGTCACCATGGAACCTGTGTTTGGGGCAGCCGCCCCGATGACTCCTGCCGAGAGGCAACAAGATGAGTTGTATCAACTCCCTCATCAAGGCGAACAGATCTTCTACCAAG ATGGAACCAGTGATCACATGTTTTAA